Proteins encoded in a region of the Haloglomus salinum genome:
- a CDS encoding DUF367 family protein: MDLHVRYEGDDDPEKCTARRLAQFDEVTLHESARATPRGIVLDPHAEQALSPADAGGGTAEDADGEESILVALDCSWETAEAEAFKLDGPHRALPFLVAANPVNYGTPFQLNTAEAFAGALCILGHREQAEELLSHFSWGHTFLELNEEPLRRYADCADSSEVVAVQQEYLDAGE; this comes from the coding sequence GTGGACCTCCACGTCCGGTACGAGGGCGACGACGACCCCGAGAAGTGTACGGCCCGGCGGCTCGCGCAGTTCGACGAGGTGACGCTGCACGAGTCGGCGCGAGCGACGCCGCGGGGCATCGTGCTGGACCCGCACGCCGAGCAGGCACTCTCGCCCGCTGACGCGGGCGGTGGAACCGCCGAGGACGCGGACGGCGAGGAGTCCATCCTCGTCGCGCTCGACTGCTCCTGGGAGACGGCCGAGGCCGAGGCGTTCAAACTCGACGGTCCCCACCGGGCGCTCCCCTTCCTCGTCGCGGCCAACCCCGTCAACTACGGGACGCCGTTCCAGCTGAACACCGCCGAGGCGTTCGCCGGGGCACTGTGCATCCTCGGGCACCGCGAGCAGGCCGAGGAACTGCTGTCGCACTTCTCCTGGGGGCACACCTTCCTGGAGCTGAACGAGGAGCCGCTGCGCCGGTACGCCGACTGCGCGGACTCGAGCGAGGTAGTGGCGGTGCAACAGGAGTATCTGGACGCTGGGGAGTGA
- a CDS encoding DUF7344 domain-containing protein, with translation MSSDNIPADWVDRGEDRAASVAAGGTLASDGGTAAAVTTTEVTEAPVIAPEVVFEVLSNERRRYVLHHLKAEDERVTVRDLSEQVAAWENDIEIAAVTPKERKRVYTALHQTHLPKMAEVGVIDYDRDRGTLSLTESVGAFDIYLEIVPERDLSWGELSLALGSFATALVAAVALGVYPFTLLPDIAYAAIIAAGWLAVGVVHTYLQRSDRLGGGDPTDLSESLRPPD, from the coding sequence ATGAGTAGTGATAACATACCTGCTGATTGGGTGGACAGGGGAGAGGACCGCGCCGCATCGGTAGCGGCCGGTGGGACGCTGGCCAGCGACGGTGGGACGGCTGCGGCGGTCACTACCACCGAGGTGACGGAGGCTCCCGTCATCGCTCCCGAGGTGGTTTTCGAGGTGCTGAGCAACGAGCGCCGCCGCTACGTCCTCCATCACCTCAAGGCAGAGGACGAGCGGGTCACGGTCCGTGACCTCTCGGAACAGGTCGCCGCCTGGGAGAACGACATCGAGATCGCCGCGGTGACGCCCAAGGAGCGCAAACGTGTCTACACGGCGCTCCACCAGACACACCTGCCGAAGATGGCCGAGGTGGGCGTCATCGACTACGACCGCGACCGCGGGACGCTGTCGTTGACCGAGTCCGTCGGCGCGTTCGACATCTACCTGGAGATCGTCCCGGAGCGTGACCTGTCGTGGGGCGAACTCTCCCTCGCGCTGGGGAGTTTCGCGACGGCGCTCGTGGCGGCGGTGGCACTGGGGGTCTACCCGTTCACCCTGCTCCCGGATATCGCCTACGCCGCGATCATCGCGGCCGGGTGGCTCGCCGTCGGCGTGGTCCACACCTACCTCCAGCGTTCGGACCGCCTCGGTGGTGGCGACCCGACGGACCTGTCGGAGTCGCTCCGCCCGCCGGACTGA
- a CDS encoding phosphoglucomutase/phosphomannomutase family protein — protein sequence MDDEFAADALAADGGDADYDASAITFGTDGWRATLDEFTGARVRMVGQAVADYLDAEDDDRALAIGYDARDTSRGFAEELARTLCANGHDVLLPERDCPTPAVAWTVTDRNLAGGLMITASHNPPEYNGVKFVPDDGAPALPAVTDRLEDNLRAPDPLPEPEWGTVEEDDIVGPYVDHLLGFLGLGDDGLAGLTVAYDAMHGSGRGVTDRALERAGADVVRLRTDDDPTFGGTPPEPSEERLDALLSRVTEGDADLGVANDGDADRIGVVAPREGYVDPNMLFTVLYDHLLDARSGGAVRTVSTTFLVDRVAEAHGESVAETAVGFKWVAEAMAETDALLGGEESGGFGVRGHLRNKDGVLLALLAAKTEHEERLDHRLGWLREEHGDIHQDRVSVDCPDDRKEAVVAELGETLPDRVAGVEVDRVNDVDGFKVLLADGTWLLMRPSGTEPKMRVYAEAGDPARVAALLTAGRELVEPLV from the coding sequence ATGGACGACGAGTTCGCCGCGGACGCCCTCGCCGCGGACGGCGGGGACGCCGACTACGACGCCTCCGCCATCACCTTCGGGACGGACGGCTGGCGCGCGACGCTCGACGAGTTCACCGGCGCCCGCGTACGGATGGTCGGGCAGGCGGTTGCCGACTACCTCGACGCCGAGGACGACGACCGCGCCCTGGCTATCGGCTACGACGCCCGTGACACCTCGCGGGGCTTCGCGGAGGAACTGGCACGGACGCTGTGTGCGAACGGCCACGACGTGCTCCTTCCCGAGCGGGACTGCCCGACGCCCGCGGTCGCGTGGACGGTGACGGACCGGAACCTCGCAGGTGGGCTGATGATAACGGCGAGCCACAACCCGCCCGAGTACAACGGCGTCAAGTTCGTCCCGGACGACGGCGCCCCCGCACTGCCCGCCGTGACCGACCGCCTCGAGGACAACCTCCGGGCGCCCGACCCGCTCCCCGAACCCGAGTGGGGCACCGTCGAGGAGGACGATATCGTCGGCCCGTACGTCGACCACCTGCTGGGCTTCCTCGGGCTGGGCGACGACGGCCTCGCGGGGCTCACCGTCGCGTACGACGCGATGCACGGGAGCGGGCGCGGCGTGACCGACCGCGCGCTCGAACGCGCGGGCGCCGATGTCGTCCGCCTCCGGACCGACGACGACCCCACCTTCGGCGGGACGCCGCCCGAGCCCTCGGAGGAACGCCTCGACGCGCTCCTCTCCCGGGTCACGGAGGGCGACGCCGACCTCGGGGTGGCCAACGACGGCGACGCCGACCGCATCGGCGTCGTCGCGCCCCGGGAGGGATACGTCGACCCGAACATGCTGTTCACGGTCCTGTACGACCACCTGCTCGACGCGCGCTCGGGCGGCGCCGTCCGCACGGTGTCGACGACGTTCCTCGTCGACCGGGTGGCCGAGGCCCACGGCGAGTCGGTGGCGGAGACGGCGGTCGGCTTCAAGTGGGTCGCCGAGGCGATGGCCGAGACCGACGCGCTGCTCGGCGGCGAGGAGTCCGGCGGCTTCGGGGTCCGGGGCCACCTCCGGAACAAGGACGGCGTGTTACTGGCGCTGCTGGCCGCGAAGACCGAACACGAGGAACGACTCGACCACCGCCTCGGTTGGCTCCGCGAGGAGCACGGTGACATCCACCAGGACCGGGTGAGCGTCGACTGCCCGGACGACCGCAAAGAGGCGGTGGTCGCCGAACTCGGCGAGACGCTCCCCGACCGCGTGGCCGGCGTCGAAGTCGACCGGGTGAACGACGTGGACGGGTTCAAGGTGCTGCTGGCGGACGGGACGTGGCTCCTGATGCGCCCCTCGGGGACGGAGCCGAAGATGCGCGTCTACGCAGAGGCCGGCGACCCCGCGCGGGTGGCCGCGCTGCTGACGGCGGGCCGGGAACTGGTCGAGCCGCTGGTGTAG
- a CDS encoding DUF7344 domain-containing protein, with protein MSDIERAGGLTGRFRRRLPAHEVHEVLSSTRRSAALSYLRREGETSVQALSEAVATAETGARPAPRDVRLSVYNSLVGTHLPKLAALGLVDYDVEHKRIRALPAARQVTSHTRVLTGLGITWVGYYRALGIVGLFLVVASLAGVPVLSAVDPLVPATLALAAFAVSGVYQLWIERRRAHRTFQGQ; from the coding sequence GTGAGTGACATCGAGAGGGCGGGCGGACTCACGGGCCGCTTCCGGCGCCGGCTCCCGGCCCACGAGGTCCACGAGGTCCTGAGCAGCACGCGCCGGTCGGCCGCGCTGTCGTACCTCCGGCGAGAGGGCGAGACCAGCGTGCAGGCGCTCTCGGAGGCCGTCGCGACCGCCGAGACGGGGGCCCGCCCGGCGCCGCGGGATGTCCGGCTCAGCGTCTACAACTCGCTGGTCGGGACGCACCTGCCCAAGCTGGCCGCGCTCGGTCTCGTCGACTACGATGTCGAGCACAAGCGGATCCGGGCGCTTCCCGCCGCGCGCCAGGTGACCAGCCACACCCGTGTCCTGACGGGCCTGGGAATCACCTGGGTGGGGTACTACCGCGCGCTGGGTATCGTCGGCCTGTTCCTCGTGGTGGCGTCGCTCGCGGGCGTCCCGGTGCTGTCGGCGGTGGACCCGCTCGTGCCGGCGACGCTCGCACTCGCCGCGTTCGCCGTCTCGGGCGTCTACCAGCTCTGGATCGAGCGGCGGCGGGCCCACCGGACGTTCCAGGGCCAGTAG
- a CDS encoding GNAT family N-acetyltransferase, protein MRDGSSGDGDSERRSGDDERPSRDDGPSAAHIPTDVTVGPAREGERATALSIVDMAGLQVDREAVMTGDSEVLVAVTDGRVLGALVLDGERIEAVAVRPGRQGQGIGSGLVAAASARRERLVAEFDRKVRDFYQSLDFDIEGLGESRYRGVLE, encoded by the coding sequence GTGCGCGACGGTAGCAGCGGAGACGGCGACAGCGAGCGGCGCAGCGGCGACGACGAACGGCCGAGTCGTGACGACGGTCCCAGTGCAGCCCACATCCCGACGGACGTAACCGTCGGCCCCGCCCGCGAGGGCGAGCGCGCGACCGCGCTCAGCATCGTCGACATGGCCGGCCTGCAGGTGGACCGCGAGGCGGTGATGACCGGCGACAGCGAGGTGCTCGTGGCCGTCACGGACGGCCGCGTGCTGGGCGCGCTGGTGCTGGACGGCGAACGTATCGAGGCGGTCGCGGTGCGTCCCGGCCGGCAGGGGCAGGGCATCGGGAGCGGACTGGTCGCGGCCGCGAGCGCGCGACGCGAGCGGTTAGTTGCGGAGTTCGACAGAAAAGTGCGGGATTTCTATCAGAGCCTCGATTTCGATATCGAAGGGCTCGGAGAATCGAGATATCGGGGCGTGCTGGAGTAG
- a CDS encoding DUF5808 domain-containing protein: MADMPKSGELFGIPYNFERPSLGRMLSSYWQPGEGMLVEKPFGVGYTLNVANWRAWVVLAVAGALFYLESQGDDEAVEESDDPVEVVVDD; encoded by the coding sequence ATGGCTGATATGCCCAAGTCCGGCGAACTGTTCGGCATCCCGTACAACTTCGAGCGACCCTCGCTGGGGCGGATGCTCTCCTCGTACTGGCAGCCCGGCGAGGGGATGCTCGTCGAGAAGCCGTTCGGCGTCGGCTACACGCTGAACGTCGCCAACTGGCGGGCGTGGGTCGTGCTCGCGGTCGCGGGCGCCCTGTTCTACCTCGAATCACAGGGCGACGACGAGGCCGTCGAGGAGTCCGACGACCCCGTCGAGGTCGTCGTCGACGACTGA
- a CDS encoding bifunctional N(6)-L-threonylcarbamoyladenine synthase/serine/threonine protein kinase, which yields MRVLGIEGTAWAASAALHDTATDETVIETDAYIPESGGIHPREAAEHMREAIPEVVATVLDRARETHDGDGPSIDAVAFSRGPGLGPCLRIVGSAARSLAGTLSVPLVGVNHMVAHLEIGRHASGFDAPVCLNASGANAHVLGYRNGRYRVLGETLDTGVGNAIDKFTRHLGWSHPGGPKVEERARDGAYTDLPYVVKGMDFSFSGIMSAAKEAVDDGEPVANVCFALQEHVFAMLTEVAERALSLTGRDELVLGGGVGQNDRLREMLASMCEARGAAFFAPEPRFLRDNAGMIAVLGAKMAAAGDTLDIADSAVDPDFRPDQVPVSWRDGDSTVARGAHDAGEHEVQGAEAVVTLQPEAGRVVKRRLAKAYRHPDLDERLRATRTRSEARLTHDARRAGVPTPLVLDVDPPEATLTFEYVGTRDLRADVTEPRVRDVAGHLARCHAAGLVHGDPTTRNVRVAEGGNDVGDADDRTYLVDFGLGYYTDDPEDFAMDLHVLGQALDGTAADAGALREAALDAYRASADGADLDVGAVRGQLGAIEGRGRYQ from the coding sequence ATGCGCGTGCTCGGCATCGAGGGGACCGCGTGGGCCGCCAGCGCGGCGCTCCACGACACCGCGACCGACGAGACCGTCATCGAGACGGACGCGTACATCCCCGAGAGCGGCGGCATCCATCCCCGCGAGGCCGCCGAGCACATGCGCGAGGCGATTCCCGAGGTGGTCGCAACCGTCCTCGACCGCGCACGCGAGACCCACGACGGTGACGGGCCGTCCATCGACGCCGTCGCGTTCTCGCGGGGGCCCGGACTCGGTCCGTGTCTTCGCATCGTCGGCTCCGCGGCGCGCTCGCTCGCGGGCACGCTTTCCGTGCCGCTCGTCGGCGTCAACCACATGGTCGCCCACCTCGAGATCGGCCGGCACGCCTCGGGCTTCGACGCTCCGGTCTGTCTCAACGCCAGCGGCGCGAACGCGCACGTCCTCGGCTACCGGAACGGCCGCTACCGCGTACTCGGCGAGACGCTCGATACGGGCGTCGGCAACGCCATCGACAAGTTCACGCGCCATCTGGGCTGGTCACACCCCGGCGGCCCGAAGGTCGAGGAACGCGCCCGCGACGGCGCGTACACCGACCTCCCGTACGTCGTGAAGGGGATGGACTTCTCGTTCTCGGGCATCATGAGCGCCGCGAAGGAGGCCGTCGACGACGGCGAACCCGTCGCGAACGTCTGCTTCGCCCTGCAGGAGCACGTCTTCGCGATGCTCACCGAGGTCGCCGAGCGCGCGCTCTCGCTGACGGGGCGCGACGAACTCGTCCTCGGCGGCGGCGTCGGGCAGAACGACCGTCTCCGGGAGATGCTCGCGTCGATGTGCGAGGCCCGCGGGGCCGCCTTCTTCGCCCCCGAACCGCGATTCCTCCGGGACAACGCCGGGATGATTGCGGTGCTGGGCGCGAAGATGGCCGCCGCCGGCGACACGCTCGATATCGCGGACTCGGCCGTCGACCCGGACTTCCGGCCGGACCAGGTTCCGGTCTCCTGGCGTGACGGGGACAGTACCGTCGCGCGCGGCGCCCACGACGCCGGCGAGCACGAGGTCCAGGGCGCCGAGGCGGTCGTCACGCTCCAGCCCGAGGCCGGTCGTGTCGTGAAACGCCGACTCGCGAAGGCGTACCGCCACCCCGACCTGGACGAGCGCCTGCGCGCGACCCGCACCCGGAGCGAGGCCCGGCTCACCCACGACGCCCGGCGCGCGGGCGTCCCGACGCCGCTCGTTCTCGACGTCGACCCCCCCGAGGCCACGCTCACCTTCGAGTACGTCGGCACCCGCGACCTCCGGGCCGACGTGACCGAGCCGCGCGTCCGGGACGTGGCCGGTCACCTCGCGCGCTGCCACGCCGCCGGTCTCGTCCACGGCGACCCGACGACGCGGAACGTCCGCGTCGCGGAGGGCGGGAACGACGTGGGCGACGCCGACGACCGCACGTACCTCGTCGATTTCGGGCTGGGCTACTACACCGACGACCCCGAGGACTTCGCGATGGACCTCCACGTCCTGGGGCAGGCACTGGATGGGACGGCCGCCGACGCTGGCGCGCTTCGCGAGGCGGCGCTCGACGCCTACCGCGCGTCGGCCGACGGGGCCGACCTGGACGTCGGGGCTGTCCGCGGGCAACTGGGGGCTATCGAGGGACGCGGCCGGTACCAGTGA
- a CDS encoding 30S ribosomal protein S24e — protein sequence MDIDIISEEANPMLHRTDVRFEIVHEDASPSRLSVRDSLAAKLNKDSDEVVVHKLDTKFGMRKTVGYAKVYDSPENAAEIEQDYMLDRNKIGAEAEDADAEAEEA from the coding sequence ATGGATATCGACATCATCTCCGAGGAAGCGAACCCGATGCTGCATCGGACGGACGTGCGGTTCGAGATCGTCCACGAGGACGCGAGTCCGTCGCGGCTCTCCGTGCGCGACTCGCTCGCGGCCAAGCTCAACAAGGACTCCGACGAGGTCGTCGTCCACAAGCTCGACACCAAGTTCGGGATGCGAAAGACCGTCGGCTACGCGAAGGTCTACGACAGCCCGGAGAACGCCGCGGAGATCGAGCAGGACTACATGCTCGACCGGAACAAAATCGGCGCCGAAGCGGAGGACGCCGACGCCGAAGCCGAGGAGGCCTGA
- a CDS encoding 30S ribosomal protein S27ae: MRSEYYNDDGTHAKEQCPRCGDAFLADHDDRKHCGRCSYTEWK; encoded by the coding sequence ATGCGCTCGGAGTACTACAACGACGACGGTACACACGCCAAAGAGCAGTGCCCGCGCTGCGGGGACGCCTTCCTCGCCGACCACGACGACCGCAAGCACTGCGGTCGCTGCTCGTACACCGAGTGGAAGTAG
- a CDS encoding alpha-hydroxy-acid oxidizing protein: MADAPKRENIGNAKLKAVYRQGMLEDNPPDLPTSFEDIRDAAWENMSEEGRAYVHGGAGSDETFERGKDFSKYRIVPRMLRGVAERDLSVELLGEEMDWPLMITPLGVQTLLHEDAEHATAAAAEDLNVPLILSSLSSTPMEEVAEAMPNTPKWFQFYWSSDRDVARSFLNRAEEAGYDAIVLTVDAPTLGWRERLIDRGYYPFMAGEGVANYFSDPAFRDSLEKPPEEDPDAAVDHFLDIFGDSSLTWDDLSFVFENTDLPVVIKGVLHPEDARLAIDHGAAAVDVSTHGGRQVDGSITAIEALPDVVEEVDGEVPVLFDSGVRRASDAFKALALGADSVLLGRPYAYGLAMAGQEGVRHVLENFLAELDLTMGLAGCSSIEDIDPDKLRHEREL; the protein is encoded by the coding sequence ATGGCTGACGCGCCGAAGCGAGAGAACATCGGCAACGCGAAACTGAAAGCGGTGTACCGCCAGGGGATGCTGGAGGACAACCCGCCGGACCTCCCCACGTCGTTCGAGGATATCCGCGACGCGGCGTGGGAGAACATGAGCGAGGAGGGGCGGGCCTACGTCCACGGCGGCGCGGGCAGCGACGAGACGTTCGAGCGGGGCAAGGACTTCTCGAAGTACCGTATCGTCCCGCGGATGCTGCGCGGCGTCGCCGAGCGCGACCTCTCGGTCGAGCTGCTGGGTGAGGAGATGGACTGGCCGCTGATGATCACGCCGCTCGGGGTCCAGACCCTGCTCCACGAGGACGCCGAGCACGCGACGGCCGCCGCCGCCGAGGACCTGAACGTCCCGCTCATCCTCTCCTCGCTGTCGTCGACGCCGATGGAGGAGGTCGCCGAGGCGATGCCGAACACGCCCAAGTGGTTCCAGTTCTACTGGTCCTCGGACCGTGACGTGGCCCGGTCGTTCCTGAACCGCGCGGAGGAGGCCGGTTACGACGCCATCGTCCTCACCGTCGACGCGCCGACGCTGGGCTGGCGCGAGCGCCTCATCGACCGCGGCTACTACCCATTCATGGCGGGCGAGGGGGTCGCGAACTACTTCTCGGACCCGGCGTTCCGCGACTCGCTCGAGAAGCCGCCCGAGGAGGACCCCGATGCCGCCGTCGACCACTTCCTCGACATCTTCGGCGATTCGTCGCTGACGTGGGACGACCTCTCGTTCGTCTTCGAGAACACGGACCTCCCGGTCGTCATCAAGGGCGTGCTCCACCCGGAGGACGCACGCCTCGCCATCGACCACGGTGCTGCGGCCGTGGACGTCTCCACCCACGGTGGCCGGCAGGTCGACGGCTCCATCACCGCCATCGAGGCGCTCCCGGACGTGGTCGAGGAGGTCGACGGCGAGGTGCCCGTGCTGTTCGACTCGGGCGTGCGCCGGGCCTCGGACGCGTTCAAGGCGCTCGCGCTGGGTGCGGACTCGGTGCTGCTCGGCCGGCCGTACGCGTACGGGCTGGCGATGGCCGGGCAGGAGGGGGTGCGCCACGTCCTGGAGAACTTCCTCGCCGAACTCGACCTCACGATGGGGCTGGCCGGCTGTTCCAGTATCGAGGATATCGACCCCGACAAGCTGCGACACGAGCGGGAGCTGTAG
- the tatA gene encoding twin-arginine translocase TatA/TatE family subunit: MFENITPLFFGLPGGPEMLVVLLLVVLLFGADRLPKLARSSGEAMGEFQKGRQAVETEIRGARDRTLADEDAADTVTETESV, from the coding sequence ATGTTCGAAAACATCACACCGCTGTTCTTCGGCCTGCCGGGCGGTCCCGAGATGCTGGTCGTCCTCCTGCTGGTCGTCCTCCTGTTCGGGGCCGACCGGCTGCCGAAGCTGGCCCGGTCGTCCGGGGAGGCGATGGGCGAGTTCCAGAAGGGCCGCCAGGCGGTCGAGACCGAGATCCGGGGCGCCCGCGACCGGACACTGGCCGACGAGGACGCGGCCGACACCGTTACCGAGACGGAGTCGGTCTGA
- a CDS encoding redoxin domain-containing protein, which translates to MSHTEDTHELVGEPAPAIAAPNVGAGPDRFDFDALDDETDAVVLVLMRDYYCTKCQAQADRLADRYEAFRERGAEVVAVLPEPTDRARGWADVPYPLLADPEKAFAEGYDQPTKYGALGKLSDFAGRMPEAVVVDITDDPEIAYVHQGDGFGDRPSEAELLEVVDEVAA; encoded by the coding sequence ATGAGCCACACCGAGGACACGCACGAACTGGTCGGCGAACCGGCACCCGCAATCGCGGCACCCAACGTCGGTGCCGGCCCGGACCGCTTCGACTTCGACGCGCTCGACGACGAGACGGACGCGGTCGTACTCGTCCTGATGCGGGACTACTACTGCACGAAGTGCCAGGCCCAGGCCGACCGCCTGGCCGACCGATACGAGGCGTTCCGCGAGCGCGGCGCCGAGGTCGTTGCGGTGCTGCCCGAACCGACCGACCGCGCCCGCGGCTGGGCCGACGTGCCGTACCCCCTGCTTGCAGACCCGGAGAAGGCGTTCGCCGAGGGGTACGACCAGCCCACGAAGTACGGTGCGCTCGGCAAGCTGAGCGACTTCGCCGGCCGGATGCCCGAGGCCGTCGTCGTCGACATCACGGACGACCCCGAAATCGCCTACGTCCACCAGGGCGACGGCTTCGGCGACCGCCCCAGCGAGGCGGAACTGCTGGAGGTCGTGGACGAGGTGGCCGCGTAG